The following proteins are co-located in the Spirosoma montaniterrae genome:
- a CDS encoding alpha/beta hydrolase — MNDPLPGHDVFLLPAVTTRHDDSLVSVPLKRTVHLDIILPTGYQSLDSKPAQQRLPVLYLNDGQDLPRLHMTRLLDSLYQQQAIQPFVLIAIHAGDRIQEYGTAAQADYMKRGSKANLYADFVLTELLPYVKKHYPVSQKPDDSVFAGFSLGGLSAFDLVFHHPDRFSKVGVFSGSFWWRSKKFDSAYQEDRDRIMHNLIRQGTYKPNLTFWLQTGTDDETSDRNNNGVIDSIDDTLDIINELEAKGYDRNTDIRYVEVEGGQHNQETWSQIMPDFLRWAFGY, encoded by the coding sequence ATGAACGACCCTCTACCGGGCCATGATGTATTTCTTTTGCCTGCCGTAACGACGCGGCACGACGATTCGTTGGTGTCTGTACCGCTTAAACGCACGGTTCATTTAGACATTATTTTGCCAACTGGCTACCAATCGCTCGATAGTAAGCCAGCGCAGCAACGCCTGCCCGTGCTCTACCTCAATGACGGTCAGGACCTGCCCCGGCTCCATATGACTCGCCTGCTCGATTCGCTCTATCAGCAGCAGGCTATTCAGCCTTTCGTGCTGATTGCCATTCATGCCGGCGACCGTATTCAGGAGTATGGCACTGCGGCCCAGGCCGATTATATGAAGCGGGGCAGCAAAGCCAATCTGTACGCCGATTTTGTGTTGACCGAACTGCTGCCCTACGTGAAAAAGCACTATCCTGTCAGCCAGAAACCCGACGACAGCGTATTTGCCGGGTTTTCGCTGGGCGGTTTGTCGGCCTTTGATTTGGTGTTTCATCACCCCGACCGTTTCTCAAAAGTGGGCGTTTTTTCGGGGTCATTCTGGTGGCGCAGCAAGAAGTTCGACAGTGCATACCAGGAAGATCGAGACCGGATTATGCATAACCTCATCCGGCAAGGTACGTACAAGCCAAACCTGACGTTCTGGCTGCAAACCGGCACCGACGATGAAACCAGCGACCGAAACAACAACGGCGTGATCGACTCCATTGACGACACGCTCGACATCATCAATGAACTCGAAGCCAAAGGCTACGACCGCAATACCGATATTCGTTATGTAGAGGTAGAAGGCGGTCAGCACAATCAGGAAACCTGGAGTCAGATTATGCCTGATTTCCTGAGGTGGGCGTTTGGTTATTGA
- a CDS encoding glycoside hydrolase family 16 protein — protein sequence MKPMLFLFIVLLFVACKGPQATPAVPVQPPVTVTPPTSVTTAPVVRKLVWSDEFDTPGLPDTTKWGYDVGGNGFGNNELQFYTRRRAENARIEAGKLIIEARKENYQGSAYTSARLLTRDKITWTYGRIEAYAKLPKGRGTWPAVWMLGKNISTAGWPRCGEIDIMEHVGFDEGVVHASIHSETYNHVKGTQKTSKTIVPDAVSAFHLYAVEWTADQMEFYVDDKLYYTVQRSTLGSTDAQWPFTQPFFLILNVAVGGNWGGQKGVDETIWPQRMEVDYVRVYQ from the coding sequence ATGAAACCTATGCTTTTCCTCTTCATCGTTCTCCTGTTCGTTGCCTGCAAAGGGCCGCAGGCTACGCCCGCCGTACCGGTGCAGCCGCCCGTGACGGTAACACCACCGACCAGCGTAACTACAGCTCCGGTGGTGCGAAAATTAGTTTGGTCCGATGAGTTCGATACGCCCGGTCTGCCCGATACCACCAAATGGGGCTACGATGTGGGTGGCAACGGCTTCGGCAACAACGAACTCCAGTTTTACACCCGCCGACGTGCCGAAAACGCCCGTATTGAAGCCGGTAAACTGATTATCGAAGCCCGTAAAGAAAATTACCAGGGCAGTGCCTACACCTCGGCCCGGCTCCTGACCCGCGACAAAATCACCTGGACCTACGGGCGTATTGAAGCCTACGCCAAACTCCCCAAAGGACGAGGCACGTGGCCCGCCGTATGGATGCTCGGTAAAAACATTTCAACCGCTGGCTGGCCCCGCTGTGGCGAAATCGACATCATGGAACACGTCGGCTTCGATGAGGGCGTGGTTCACGCATCGATTCATTCCGAGACGTACAACCACGTAAAAGGCACGCAAAAAACCAGCAAAACGATTGTTCCAGATGCGGTGAGCGCGTTTCACCTGTACGCCGTGGAGTGGACCGCCGATCAGATGGAGTTTTACGTGGACGACAAACTGTATTATACCGTGCAGCGGTCAACGCTGGGCAGCACGGATGCCCAATGGCCGTTCACCCAACCGTTTTTCCTGATTCTGAACGTGGCCGTAGGCGGCAACTGGGGCGGGCAGAAGGGCGTTGATGAAACCATCTGGCCGCAGCGCATGGAGGTTGACTATGTGCGGGTGTATCAGTAG